Proteins from a single region of Runella sp. SP2:
- a CDS encoding MbcA/ParS/Xre antitoxin family protein, giving the protein MEEITKIGLEVFGNIEKLELWLHTPNNALGGFKPFELLNDVNGKDLIIRGLSFISYGILA; this is encoded by the coding sequence ATGGAAGAAATTACAAAAATTGGCCTTGAAGTATTTGGAAATATAGAAAAGTTGGAGCTATGGTTACATACTCCAAACAATGCTTTAGGTGGATTTAAACCATTTGAATTGTTGAATGATGTAAATGGTAAAGATTTGATAATTAGAGGGTTGAGTTTTATTAGCTATGGCATTTTGGCGTAA
- the wecB gene encoding non-hydrolyzing UDP-N-acetylglucosamine 2-epimerase, which yields MKIVNIVGARPNFMKVAPLHRAFQKRSKIESKIVHTGQHYDAKMSDVFFNQLELPQPHYFLGIGGGTHAQQTAKIMLEFEKVMEAEQPDLVLVVGDVTSTIACALVASKMHVPIAHVEAGLRSGDRRMPEEINRILTDSISDLLFVTEQAGIDNLKREGVPDEKVYMVGNCMIDSLVHYRQKAQQLTVLADFGVTKGEYVLMTMHRPANVDTAEGLSSILQIVADTVKYKKVIFPIHPRTRSNIEKFGLSNQLASIEGMLLTEPQGYLEFLHLMENSALVVTDSGGIQEETTYLQVPCLTFRDSTERPVTVELGTNQLLADLTPQTVHEKVVEILEGRTKKGLIPPLWDGNAAERIADILNSLAVIR from the coding sequence ATGAAAATAGTGAATATCGTGGGGGCACGCCCCAATTTTATGAAGGTGGCACCATTGCACCGAGCCTTTCAAAAACGAAGTAAAATTGAGTCTAAAATTGTCCATACTGGTCAGCACTACGACGCCAAAATGTCGGACGTTTTTTTTAATCAACTCGAACTTCCTCAACCTCATTATTTTTTGGGCATTGGCGGCGGAACCCATGCGCAGCAAACCGCCAAAATTATGTTGGAGTTTGAAAAAGTAATGGAAGCAGAGCAACCCGATTTAGTGCTCGTGGTTGGGGACGTTACTTCTACCATTGCTTGTGCGCTGGTTGCCAGTAAAATGCACGTGCCGATTGCACACGTAGAAGCGGGTTTGCGCAGTGGCGACCGTCGAATGCCCGAAGAAATCAATCGGATTTTAACGGATAGCATTTCAGATTTACTATTTGTGACCGAACAAGCGGGAATCGACAACCTAAAACGCGAAGGTGTTCCCGACGAAAAAGTTTATATGGTGGGAAATTGCATGATTGATTCGTTGGTGCATTACCGCCAAAAAGCCCAACAACTTACAGTTTTGGCTGATTTTGGGGTTACGAAAGGCGAATACGTACTAATGACCATGCACCGCCCCGCCAACGTCGATACGGCCGAAGGACTTTCGAGTATTTTGCAAATTGTAGCCGATACCGTTAAATACAAAAAAGTCATTTTCCCGATTCACCCAAGAACCCGTTCTAACATCGAGAAGTTTGGGCTGAGTAACCAGCTTGCCAGCATCGAAGGCATGCTGCTTACCGAGCCGCAAGGGTATTTGGAATTTCTTCATTTGATGGAAAACTCGGCATTGGTCGTGACCGATTCGGGCGGAATTCAGGAAGAAACGACGTATTTACAAGTGCCATGCCTGACGTTTCGGGACAGTACCGAACGCCCCGTTACGGTGGAGCTAGGCACCAATCAGTTGCTCGCCGACTTAACCCCCCAAACGGTTCACGAAAAAGTGGTTGAAATTTTAGAAGGGCGAACTAAAAAAGGACTCATTCCTCCTCTTTGGGACGGTAACGCCGCCGAACGGATAGCGGATATTCTGAATTCGTTAGCCGTTATTCGTTAA
- a CDS encoding Tex family protein, with translation MTASQFIAPIVGTSERQTQNTIQLLDEGATVPFIARYRKEMTGQLDEVQILAIKEQYQKFQEVEKRREAILKSIEEQGKLTPELRKLLENTYHLQSLEDIYLPYKPKRKTRATMAIEKGLEPLAQVIFSGKEGNPERLAEKYLNDQVASVADALQGARDIMAEWISETTEARNKMRFAFERTAIITSKVKKGKQEEGAKYRDYFDFSEPLNKIPSHRLLAIRRGEEEGFLNIDISPEEEQAIEYLDRLFVKGLPACKDQQEQTVSDAYKRLLKPSIETEFSNLSKEKADKYAIQIFTENLRQLLLASPLGQKRVLAIDPGYRTGCKVVCLDSQGNLLADTVIYPFDKRLESEATIQNLVKKHQIQAVAIGNGTAGRETEDFIKNGPLGPNSGISGVAIYMVSEQGASIYSASEVARDEFPDKDVTVRGAVSIGRRLMDPLAELVKIDPKSIGVGQYQHDVEQNMLKGALDAVVESCVNSVGVNLNTASKHLLQYVSGLGPALAKNIVAYRAQNGDFKSRQQLLKVPRLGGKAFEQAAGFLRIENAENPLDNSAVHPESYPVVEKMAKDLGTNVAELMRKPELRRQINPQKYVSASTGLLTLQDIVKELEKPSRDPRETIVAFEFDSRVRKPEDLHEGMVLPGIVTNITAFGAFVDIGVKQDGLVHVSQMANRFIKDPNEVVKLQQHVTVKVTEVDLSRKRIALTMKL, from the coding sequence ATGACCGCATCTCAATTCATTGCGCCCATTGTGGGCACTAGCGAACGCCAAACCCAAAATACCATTCAACTCCTCGACGAAGGAGCTACGGTGCCTTTCATTGCTCGTTATCGGAAAGAAATGACGGGGCAACTCGATGAGGTTCAAATCCTTGCCATTAAAGAACAGTACCAAAAGTTTCAGGAAGTAGAAAAACGCCGTGAGGCCATCCTGAAAAGTATTGAAGAACAGGGTAAATTGACGCCCGAACTCCGTAAGTTGCTCGAAAATACGTATCACTTACAATCGTTGGAGGATATTTATTTGCCTTACAAACCCAAGCGTAAAACGCGGGCGACGATGGCTATTGAGAAAGGCTTGGAGCCGCTTGCACAGGTGATTTTTTCGGGTAAAGAAGGTAATCCTGAGCGATTGGCAGAAAAGTATTTGAACGACCAAGTGGCGTCGGTAGCAGATGCACTTCAAGGCGCGCGCGACATTATGGCGGAGTGGATTTCGGAAACGACCGAAGCCCGTAACAAAATGCGTTTTGCCTTTGAACGTACCGCCATCATTACGTCTAAAGTCAAAAAAGGAAAACAGGAAGAGGGCGCCAAATACCGCGATTACTTCGATTTCAGCGAACCGCTCAACAAAATTCCTTCGCACCGTTTGTTGGCCATTCGACGGGGCGAGGAGGAAGGTTTCTTAAACATTGACATTTCTCCCGAGGAAGAACAAGCCATTGAATACCTCGACCGCTTATTTGTCAAAGGCTTACCAGCTTGCAAAGACCAACAAGAACAAACGGTGTCGGATGCGTACAAGCGTTTGTTGAAACCAAGTATCGAAACGGAATTTTCTAATTTGTCGAAAGAAAAAGCAGATAAATACGCCATTCAGATTTTTACCGAAAACCTGCGTCAGTTGCTCTTGGCGTCGCCTTTAGGACAAAAACGCGTATTGGCCATTGACCCAGGTTACCGCACAGGTTGTAAAGTGGTTTGCCTTGATTCTCAGGGAAATTTGTTGGCCGATACGGTCATTTATCCGTTTGATAAACGTTTGGAATCCGAAGCAACGATTCAGAATTTGGTCAAAAAACACCAGATTCAAGCAGTTGCCATCGGAAACGGAACGGCAGGACGCGAAACGGAAGATTTTATAAAAAATGGCCCACTTGGCCCCAATAGCGGCATCAGTGGCGTGGCTATTTACATGGTTTCGGAGCAAGGTGCGTCGATTTATTCGGCCTCGGAAGTAGCCCGCGATGAGTTTCCCGACAAAGACGTGACGGTTCGTGGTGCGGTGTCGATTGGACGTCGCTTGATGGATCCGTTGGCAGAATTGGTAAAAATTGACCCCAAATCGATTGGGGTAGGGCAATACCAGCACGATGTCGAACAAAATATGCTGAAAGGCGCGTTGGATGCTGTGGTTGAAAGTTGCGTAAACTCCGTGGGGGTCAACCTCAATACCGCCAGCAAACACCTGCTTCAGTACGTGTCGGGATTAGGGCCTGCTTTGGCCAAAAATATTGTGGCTTACCGTGCCCAAAATGGGGATTTTAAGTCGCGCCAACAGTTGCTGAAAGTTCCCCGCTTGGGAGGCAAGGCATTTGAGCAAGCCGCAGGTTTTCTACGGATTGAAAATGCGGAAAACCCGCTCGATAACAGTGCCGTTCACCCCGAAAGCTACCCTGTGGTAGAAAAAATGGCGAAAGATTTGGGAACCAACGTGGCCGAATTGATGCGAAAACCTGAGTTGCGTCGCCAAATTAACCCTCAAAAATACGTAAGTGCTTCCACTGGCTTGTTGACTTTGCAAGACATTGTGAAAGAACTCGAAAAGCCCTCGCGTGACCCTCGGGAAACCATCGTGGCCTTTGAGTTTGACAGCCGTGTTCGTAAACCTGAAGATTTGCACGAGGGTATGGTACTGCCGGGTATCGTGACCAACATCACCGCATTTGGTGCATTCGTTGACATTGGGGTAAAGCAAGACGGCTTAGTGCACGTTTCACAAATGGCCAACCGTTTCATCAAAGACCCGAACGAAGTAGTAAAACTCCAACAGCACGTGACGGTAAAAGTGACAGAAGTTGATTTGTCACGCAAGCGAATTGCGTTGACGATGAAGTTGTAA
- a CDS encoding SusC/RagA family TonB-linked outer membrane protein, with amino-acid sequence MRKTLLSHILLKDRNPLLFVAGSMLSLSVLTSSTMMGAYAATPPSHKVGTLKAVQDITGTITDENGEALPGVNVVEKGTTNGTLTDAAGKFKLSVKSDKAVLSISFIGYASQEIVVGTQTSLSIKMTTDTKILNEVVVTALGVKREEKSLGYAVQKVSGPSLQTVKGVSVGTSLTGRVSGLWVRNSTEFNQMPAISLRGETPLLVIDGVPYNNISLNNIAQDDIESIDVLKGPTASALYGSRGGSGAIIVTTKKGASGKGLTVTVNSNNMFNAGFLMLPEVQSSYSAGIGGVYDPTDYVWGQKLDAGKMANQWNPFTKQMEMRELVSSGKDNFNDFLVPGLITNNSVSVAQTGENGSFRASLTHVFNKGQYPNLTSNNYNFTLSGEMKVGDRFKLTSQMGYNKRNAPQIMGAGYSDQGYMYNILIWMGPEYRLADYKDNYWLIPDVQQNWHYKAWYDNPYFMAHEKVWGVYENRLNANLTATYKLFEGANLVIRPGFDLYNNDETKRNPPNILSNRGWDTPGLYSINKQTGYSFNGDALIMYNKNFGDLGIDALAGAAVYSLQNNNLYSATRSGILIPGYYSLNNSVERPNVSVGASAKQVNSAYGKLTLSYKNMLFVDATGRNDWSSTMPKNSRSYFYPSVGGSFVISEVLGTMPSWLDFWKLRGSWTLSKSDLGIYATNQTYGTTIGAWNTFNSAAYPTTIRNAENILPETNRTWEVGTAAYFLKKRLKLDVAYFNKYTYNRQTLANVSTASGFNSTLINWDETIVRRGLEVSLDATILKNKDWQWDATANYSYNHRYFKEIAPNSAKNAWTVAGGRMDVYTDRVWMTDPASGSMIHRANGLPLLSDYSYLRGYTDPKFLWGFANTIKYKQFNLMVNFDGRVGGVLNNYTSYKMWDTGAHPDSDNQWRYDEVVNKNKSFVGQGVIVKSGAVTFDSFGNITNDTRVFAPNEAKVSYQDYARSYGDGTRGITDATFFKLREVSLGYNLPSNIAKLLGARSGSISLTGQNVWMWTKAFRFADPDKADDTQLTSPSVRYMGGNITLTF; translated from the coding sequence ATGAGAAAAACATTACTATCACACATTCTGTTGAAAGACAGGAATCCATTGTTATTTGTAGCGGGTTCTATGCTTTCGCTTTCTGTATTAACCAGTTCAACTATGATGGGGGCGTATGCTGCCACCCCACCCTCACACAAAGTAGGGACTCTGAAAGCAGTACAAGACATTACTGGAACAATTACCGATGAAAATGGCGAGGCGCTTCCTGGCGTGAACGTCGTTGAAAAAGGGACAACCAATGGTACGCTTACGGACGCCGCTGGTAAGTTCAAACTTTCGGTGAAAAGCGACAAAGCCGTCCTTTCTATCTCTTTTATTGGATACGCTTCTCAAGAAATTGTGGTAGGTACCCAAACTTCACTCTCTATCAAAATGACCACCGATACCAAAATCTTGAACGAGGTAGTGGTAACGGCTTTGGGGGTAAAACGCGAAGAAAAATCGCTAGGTTATGCCGTCCAAAAAGTATCAGGTCCTTCGCTCCAAACGGTAAAGGGAGTAAGCGTTGGTACGTCATTGACGGGCCGCGTGTCGGGTTTGTGGGTACGCAACAGTACGGAGTTTAACCAAATGCCAGCCATCAGCTTGCGTGGTGAAACCCCACTACTCGTAATTGATGGTGTACCTTATAATAACATCTCTCTCAACAACATCGCGCAAGATGACATCGAAAGCATCGACGTCTTGAAAGGACCAACGGCTTCGGCTTTGTACGGTTCTCGCGGGGGTAGCGGTGCCATCATTGTCACGACCAAAAAAGGGGCGTCAGGCAAAGGACTTACCGTTACGGTCAACTCCAACAACATGTTCAATGCAGGTTTCTTGATGCTTCCAGAAGTTCAAAGTTCTTACAGCGCAGGGATTGGTGGGGTATATGACCCAACTGACTACGTGTGGGGACAAAAATTGGACGCGGGTAAAATGGCAAACCAATGGAATCCATTTACCAAGCAGATGGAAATGCGTGAGTTGGTATCAAGTGGAAAAGACAACTTTAATGATTTCTTGGTACCAGGGTTGATTACCAACAACAGCGTAAGCGTGGCACAAACGGGCGAAAATGGTAGTTTCCGTGCCTCGTTGACGCACGTTTTCAACAAAGGCCAGTATCCAAACTTGACTTCAAACAACTACAACTTTACCCTAAGTGGTGAGATGAAAGTGGGCGATCGTTTCAAGTTGACGAGCCAAATGGGCTACAACAAGCGTAATGCTCCCCAAATCATGGGAGCAGGATATAGCGACCAAGGCTACATGTACAACATCTTGATTTGGATGGGACCTGAGTACCGTTTGGCCGATTACAAGGACAACTATTGGTTGATTCCTGATGTTCAGCAAAACTGGCATTACAAGGCTTGGTACGACAACCCGTATTTTATGGCGCACGAAAAAGTATGGGGTGTTTACGAAAACCGTTTGAATGCGAACCTTACTGCTACGTATAAATTGTTTGAAGGAGCCAACTTGGTGATTCGTCCTGGTTTTGACTTGTATAACAACGATGAAACAAAACGCAATCCACCAAACATCCTCTCAAACCGTGGATGGGATACCCCAGGTTTGTATTCGATTAACAAGCAAACTGGTTATAGTTTCAACGGCGATGCCTTGATCATGTACAACAAAAACTTTGGTGATTTAGGTATTGATGCTTTGGCAGGTGCGGCAGTTTACTCGTTGCAAAACAACAACTTGTATAGCGCAACCCGCAGTGGTATTTTGATTCCAGGGTATTATTCGTTGAATAACTCAGTTGAGCGTCCAAACGTAAGTGTAGGTGCAAGTGCTAAACAAGTAAATAGTGCGTACGGTAAATTAACCCTTTCGTACAAAAACATGCTTTTCGTGGATGCAACAGGTCGTAACGACTGGAGCTCAACCATGCCTAAAAACTCACGTTCGTATTTCTATCCTTCAGTGGGTGGTAGCTTCGTGATCAGTGAAGTGTTGGGTACAATGCCTTCGTGGTTAGATTTCTGGAAATTGCGTGGTTCTTGGACGCTTTCTAAGTCTGATTTGGGTATTTATGCTACCAACCAAACGTACGGAACGACGATTGGTGCGTGGAATACATTTAACTCAGCAGCTTACCCGACGACCATCCGTAACGCTGAAAACATCCTTCCAGAAACTAACCGTACGTGGGAAGTGGGAACGGCGGCGTATTTCTTGAAAAAACGTTTGAAACTGGACGTAGCGTACTTCAACAAATACACTTATAATCGTCAAACATTGGCTAACGTTTCTACCGCTTCAGGATTTAACAGTACCCTTATCAACTGGGATGAGACAATTGTAAGAAGAGGTTTGGAAGTGAGTCTTGATGCAACCATCCTTAAAAACAAAGACTGGCAATGGGATGCCACCGCCAACTACTCGTACAATCACCGTTATTTCAAAGAAATTGCGCCAAATTCAGCTAAAAACGCTTGGACTGTGGCAGGTGGACGGATGGATGTTTACACAGACCGTGTGTGGATGACCGACCCAGCTTCTGGAAGCATGATTCACCGTGCCAATGGTTTGCCATTGTTGAGCGATTATAGCTACTTGCGTGGTTACACAGATCCTAAATTCTTGTGGGGCTTTGCCAATACCATCAAGTACAAGCAATTTAATTTGATGGTTAACTTCGACGGCCGCGTAGGTGGAGTGTTGAACAACTATACTTCGTACAAAATGTGGGATACGGGTGCGCATCCAGATTCAGACAACCAATGGAGATACGACGAAGTGGTTAACAAAAACAAATCGTTCGTAGGACAAGGAGTGATTGTGAAGTCGGGTGCCGTAACGTTTGATAGCTTTGGTAATATTACCAATGACACGCGCGTATTTGCTCCAAACGAAGCCAAAGTATCGTACCAAGATTACGCTCGCTCGTACGGCGACGGTACTCGCGGTATCACCGATGCTACGTTCTTCAAACTCAGAGAGGTGTCGTTGGGTTATAACCTTCCTTCAAACATCGCCAAGTTGCTC
- a CDS encoding Crp/Fnr family transcriptional regulator, translated as MLNLFSQLATLKTVIDEVQPLSTESWEDFSTLWKPFSAKRKEVLTVAGERERYLYFVLEGVQRVYYFDDQSREATLVFTYAPSFGGVLDALMLASPSRYYYETLTPSVFLRASITDLQPLIDTRPDVAALIRLGVSDALSGVLERLVELQSFSAEDRFKQLLRRSPHILQLVPHKYLANYLGMDATNFSKFINRIRL; from the coding sequence ATGCTTAACTTATTCTCCCAACTAGCCACTCTTAAAACCGTTATTGATGAGGTTCAGCCACTTTCAACCGAAAGTTGGGAAGACTTCAGTACCCTTTGGAAACCATTTTCAGCTAAACGTAAAGAAGTCTTAACTGTGGCAGGTGAGCGAGAACGTTATTTGTATTTTGTACTGGAAGGCGTCCAACGGGTCTATTATTTTGACGACCAAAGCCGCGAGGCGACCTTGGTTTTTACCTATGCGCCTTCATTTGGTGGTGTTTTGGACGCCCTGATGCTCGCCTCGCCTTCTAGGTATTATTACGAAACCCTCACTCCTTCCGTTTTTTTACGGGCTTCCATCACCGATTTGCAACCTCTCATTGACACACGACCTGACGTCGCGGCGTTGATTCGGCTGGGGGTTTCGGATGCCTTGTCGGGCGTGCTTGAACGGCTCGTCGAGCTTCAATCGTTTAGTGCGGAAGACCGTTTTAAGCAACTATTACGGCGCAGTCCGCACATTTTACAACTGGTTCCTCACAAGTATTTGGCCAATTATTTGGGGATGGACGCCACTAATTTCAGTAAGTTTATCAATCGAATTCGGTTGTAA
- a CDS encoding DinB family protein, whose protein sequence is MSKIAQAQLIQQLENRIEQHLKDTIYSLQNLPEDVLLRAASNGGWSIAQCLEHLNTYGDYYLPQIKSGLEKAPKSSPDTHFESSWLGAYSIKMMEPTTGKKKFKAFKGHIPAEQLDGHAVVARFIQHQEELLSYVKQAKSVNLNHIRIPISITRLIRLKLGDVFQFIIAHDERHLQQAFRNLH, encoded by the coding sequence ATGTCAAAAATCGCACAAGCCCAACTTATACAGCAGCTCGAAAATCGCATTGAGCAACATTTAAAAGATACTATTTATTCCCTCCAAAACCTCCCAGAAGATGTCTTGCTTCGTGCTGCGTCAAATGGCGGCTGGAGCATTGCGCAATGCCTCGAACACCTCAATACGTACGGTGATTATTATTTGCCACAAATAAAATCGGGACTAGAAAAAGCCCCAAAATCGTCACCTGACACACATTTCGAAAGTTCGTGGTTGGGGGCTTATTCTATCAAAATGATGGAACCTACGACGGGTAAGAAAAAATTTAAAGCCTTTAAAGGGCATATTCCAGCAGAACAATTGGACGGGCACGCTGTAGTCGCGCGGTTTATTCAACATCAAGAAGAATTGTTGTCGTACGTAAAACAAGCGAAGTCGGTCAACCTCAACCACATTCGGATTCCGATTTCCATCACTCGGCTGATTCGACTCAAACTAGGCGATGTTTTTCAGTTTATTATCGCTCACGACGAACGGCATTTGCAGCAGGCGTTTCGCAATCTGCATTAG
- a CDS encoding penicillin acylase family protein: MKRIILLSFSLFLGLVGSLSAQELSVKGFKQPVEVIRDRWGISHIYAQNEHDLFMAQGYVAASDRLFQLEIWRRQATGTVAELLGEKELKRDIGTRLFKFRGNITTELNHYHPRSAQIIKAFVEGINAYVGEMRQHPEKLPFEFKVLNTLPDFWTPEVVISRHQGLLSNVKDELNNARIVHLAGAEKLRELQWFHPVRNAQEPDLSLDKVIKGEELFQPILEMYEAFRSPLKFTKEDKRTGQAFDFDAWYEEEKLQVGSNNWIIDGKHAQSGYPMLANDPHRAQSVPGLRYWIHLNAPGWNVIGAGEPSLPGVSIGHNDHAAWGLTIFETDNEDLYVYETNPQNPNQYKYQGKWESLKIIQDTIKVANQAPVVVALKYTRHGPVTFEDTKNQKLYAVRAGWREEGCAPYLASLRMNQAKTWDEFRTACSFSRIPGENMIYADQKGNIGWQAVGISPIRKNWTGLVPVAGDGRYEWAGYLPIVQLPHKINPSEGYVVTANNNLTPVDFPYRNAVGWTWANPVRAHRIEEVLNAGKRMNLQDFATLQTDYLSVSARTLVPLLLKNPTYGSKEAEQAKQRLTQWDYQLTSTSIAAAIYAEWETQLKLAMHTLMVPENIRTYYKTLPMKRIVDWLVTPTSAFGQNPVAGRDEFLSKSFQKAIEALQKRLGNDQNQWQYGQPKNKHIALKHALSDLVSEEQRAKINLGPLPRGGYGETVGNTGGQLNQEHGASFRILVDTENWDKTLGMNNPGQSGNPDDPHYRDLFELWAKDGFFPVYFSKDKIKTIADRTWTFKAQ, from the coding sequence GTGAAACGCATCATTCTGCTTTCGTTTAGCCTTTTTTTGGGGCTAGTTGGCTCCCTTTCTGCCCAAGAACTGTCCGTCAAAGGGTTTAAACAACCCGTCGAGGTCATTCGTGACCGTTGGGGAATTTCGCACATTTATGCCCAAAATGAACACGATTTATTCATGGCACAAGGCTACGTAGCCGCATCTGACCGCCTTTTTCAGCTTGAGATTTGGCGACGACAAGCGACGGGTACGGTGGCCGAACTGCTGGGAGAAAAAGAACTTAAACGAGACATTGGCACGCGTTTGTTTAAGTTTCGGGGAAATATAACGACCGAGCTAAACCACTACCACCCCCGTAGTGCACAGATTATCAAGGCATTTGTGGAAGGAATTAACGCCTATGTGGGCGAAATGCGACAGCATCCCGAAAAACTTCCGTTTGAATTTAAAGTATTGAACACGCTCCCCGATTTTTGGACGCCCGAAGTTGTAATCAGTCGGCACCAAGGCTTACTGAGTAACGTCAAAGATGAACTCAACAACGCCCGAATTGTGCACTTGGCAGGCGCCGAAAAGCTCCGAGAATTGCAGTGGTTTCATCCCGTCCGAAACGCGCAGGAGCCCGATTTGAGTCTTGATAAAGTCATCAAAGGGGAAGAACTGTTTCAACCCATTTTAGAAATGTATGAGGCTTTTCGGTCGCCGTTGAAATTTACGAAAGAAGACAAACGCACGGGACAAGCCTTCGATTTTGACGCTTGGTACGAAGAAGAAAAGCTCCAAGTGGGTTCTAACAACTGGATCATCGACGGAAAACACGCTCAAAGTGGCTACCCCATGCTCGCCAACGACCCGCATCGCGCGCAATCGGTGCCAGGGCTTCGGTACTGGATTCACCTCAACGCCCCAGGCTGGAACGTGATTGGCGCGGGTGAACCTTCGCTTCCAGGGGTTTCCATTGGTCACAACGACCACGCCGCTTGGGGGCTCACCATTTTTGAAACCGACAACGAGGATTTGTACGTCTATGAAACCAATCCGCAAAACCCCAATCAATACAAATACCAAGGGAAGTGGGAATCTTTGAAGATAATTCAAGATACTATTAAAGTAGCCAATCAAGCTCCCGTGGTAGTTGCGCTAAAATACACCCGCCACGGCCCCGTGACGTTTGAAGATACCAAAAACCAGAAATTATATGCCGTAAGAGCGGGTTGGCGCGAAGAAGGTTGTGCTCCCTATTTGGCGAGTTTGCGCATGAACCAAGCCAAAACGTGGGATGAGTTTCGGACGGCCTGTTCTTTCAGTCGGATTCCTGGCGAAAACATGATCTATGCTGACCAAAAAGGCAACATTGGCTGGCAAGCCGTTGGGATTTCTCCCATTCGCAAAAATTGGACTGGTTTAGTTCCCGTCGCTGGGGATGGTCGCTACGAATGGGCAGGTTATTTACCAATTGTGCAACTTCCTCATAAAATTAACCCTTCGGAAGGCTACGTCGTTACGGCCAACAACAACTTAACGCCCGTTGATTTTCCGTACCGCAATGCCGTTGGTTGGACGTGGGCAAACCCCGTCCGTGCGCACCGCATTGAAGAAGTGCTCAATGCAGGCAAACGGATGAACCTTCAGGATTTTGCCACCTTACAAACCGATTATCTTTCCGTTTCTGCCCGTACGCTCGTGCCGCTTCTCCTGAAAAACCCGACCTACGGTTCGAAAGAAGCCGAACAAGCCAAACAACGGCTGACGCAATGGGATTACCAACTTACCTCCACCTCCATCGCCGCCGCTATTTATGCCGAATGGGAAACGCAACTCAAACTAGCCATGCACACGTTGATGGTACCCGAAAACATTCGCACGTATTACAAAACCTTGCCCATGAAACGAATCGTGGATTGGCTGGTGACGCCAACGTCGGCATTTGGTCAAAACCCCGTGGCAGGCAGGGATGAGTTTTTAAGTAAATCGTTCCAAAAAGCGATTGAAGCGCTTCAAAAACGACTCGGAAACGATCAAAATCAGTGGCAATATGGCCAACCCAAAAACAAACACATTGCCCTCAAACACGCCCTGAGTGATTTGGTTAGTGAAGAACAACGGGCAAAAATCAACCTTGGCCCACTTCCGCGCGGTGGCTATGGCGAAACGGTTGGCAATACGGGAGGCCAGTTAAATCAGGAACATGGTGCTTCTTTCAGGATATTGGTGGACACCGAAAATTGGGATAAAACCTTGGGAATGAACAACCCAGGCCAATCGGGGAATCCCGACGACCCGCATTACCGCGACTTGTTTGAACTTTGGGCCAAAGACGGTTTTTTCCCCGTTTATTTTTCTAAAGATAAAATCAAAACCATTGCTGACCGAACGTGGACGTTTAAGGCTCAGTAG